From Actinopolyspora lacussalsi, a single genomic window includes:
- a CDS encoding cytochrome d ubiquinol oxidase subunit I (product_source=KO:K00425; cog=COG1271; ko=KO:K00425; pfam=PF01654; transmembrane_helix_parts=Outside_1_24,TMhelix_25_47,Inside_48_66,TMhelix_67_89,Outside_90_108,TMhelix_109_131,Inside_132_137,TMhelix_138_160,Outside_161_193,TMhelix_194_216,Inside_217_240,TMhelix_241_260,Outside_261_365,TMhelix_366_388,Inside_389_399,TMhelix_400_422,Outside_423_461,TMhelix_462_484,Inside_485_519) produces MSCNSRRLGSRLVRVDLLDIARWQFGITTVYHFLMVPLTIGLAILVAGMQTAWYRTGNERYLKMTKFWGKLMMVNFAMGVVTGIVQEFQFGMAWSEYSRFVGDVFGAPLAMEGIVAFFVESVFLGLWIFGWDRLSKRVHLACAWAFSLATVASAYFILAANSWMQHPVGVEMVDGEPRLSSIWAVLTNNTLLAAFPHTIFGCFAVAGTFVLGIAAWKVWKRDRQGMPHDEDRRVWHKSMRVGAWVALFSFVGLAISGDIQGKLMFEQQPLKMASAEALCHTEQPASFSVFAYGDVSRPDCESVKSITVPFMLSYLAHGDFSTEVKGVQQLQGEYAEKYGTHYPDDPRLGELAGERIEYQPNLPVTYWGFRFMIGFGAVSALAALGALWFTRGGRFPRGRLWGPLALASIATPFLANVFGWIFTEMGRQPFVVAPNPNPSGVDGVWMYTAQAVSSGVSPGEMMTSLIALTSVYGVLLVVEVFLMVRYARGGFESVMPHKSSDDDSGSGGSGSDDVLSFAY; encoded by the coding sequence TTGTCCTGCAATTCCCGTCGGCTCGGGAGCAGGCTGGTACGCGTGGATCTCCTCGACATCGCCAGGTGGCAGTTCGGGATCACGACGGTTTATCACTTCCTGATGGTCCCGTTGACGATCGGACTCGCGATCCTCGTCGCGGGAATGCAGACCGCCTGGTACCGCACCGGTAACGAGCGGTACCTGAAGATGACCAAGTTCTGGGGCAAGCTCATGATGGTCAACTTCGCCATGGGCGTGGTGACCGGCATCGTGCAGGAGTTCCAGTTCGGCATGGCCTGGAGCGAGTACTCCAGGTTCGTGGGCGACGTCTTCGGGGCGCCGCTGGCCATGGAAGGCATCGTCGCCTTCTTCGTCGAATCGGTCTTCCTCGGTCTGTGGATCTTCGGGTGGGACCGGCTGTCCAAACGGGTGCACCTGGCCTGCGCCTGGGCGTTCTCGCTGGCCACCGTGGCTTCGGCCTACTTCATCCTGGCCGCCAACTCGTGGATGCAGCACCCGGTCGGTGTCGAGATGGTCGACGGGGAGCCCCGGCTGAGCTCGATCTGGGCCGTGCTGACCAACAACACCCTGCTCGCGGCCTTCCCGCACACGATATTCGGGTGCTTCGCGGTGGCGGGCACGTTCGTGCTCGGTATCGCCGCGTGGAAGGTCTGGAAGCGCGACCGGCAGGGCATGCCGCACGACGAGGACCGCCGGGTCTGGCACAAGTCGATGCGGGTCGGCGCGTGGGTGGCGCTGTTCTCCTTCGTGGGGCTGGCGATCTCCGGCGACATCCAGGGCAAGCTGATGTTCGAGCAGCAACCGCTCAAGATGGCCTCGGCGGAGGCGTTGTGCCACACCGAACAGCCCGCCAGCTTCTCGGTCTTCGCCTACGGCGACGTCAGCCGCCCCGACTGCGAGAGCGTCAAGAGCATCACCGTGCCGTTCATGCTGTCCTACCTGGCCCACGGGGACTTCAGCACCGAGGTCAAGGGCGTGCAGCAGCTGCAGGGCGAGTACGCGGAGAAGTACGGCACGCACTACCCGGACGACCCCAGGTTGGGCGAGCTCGCGGGCGAGCGGATCGAGTACCAGCCGAACCTGCCGGTCACCTACTGGGGATTCCGGTTCATGATCGGCTTCGGCGCCGTCTCGGCGCTGGCCGCCCTGGGGGCGCTCTGGTTCACCAGGGGCGGCAGGTTCCCGCGCGGGCGGCTGTGGGGACCGCTGGCACTGGCGTCCATCGCCACCCCGTTCCTCGCCAACGTGTTCGGTTGGATCTTCACCGAGATGGGGCGCCAGCCGTTCGTGGTGGCCCCGAATCCCAACCCCTCGGGAGTGGACGGTGTCTGGATGTACACGGCGCAGGCCGTCTCGTCCGGCGTCTCACCGGGCGAGATGATGACCTCGCTGATCGCGCTGACCTCCGTGTACGGCGTGCTGCTGGTGGTGGAGGTGTTCCTGATGGTGCGCTACGCGCGGGGCGGCTTCGAGTCCGTAATGCCGCACAAGTCCTCCGACGACGACTCCGGTTCGGGCGGATCCGGCTCGGACGACGTCCTCTCCTTCGCCTACTGA